One Drosophila virilis strain 15010-1051.87 chromosome 5, Dvir_AGI_RSII-ME, whole genome shotgun sequence DNA window includes the following coding sequences:
- the LOC6624960 gene encoding MORN repeat-containing protein 3, which yields MTNRQCFQLRVPDSQSVARNMSTRASGSNSSFRSQRYTNAGGYYQGRWLHGQHHGYGIKATGRGLIYEGQWLGGQRHGYGTLRRLGPNGHAQRLYVGQWSANVRCGEGKQYYENGAVYYGQWLDDERHGRGIQWQPDGSIYVGEWLKDAMHGRGVLCSANGNRYVGEFANGCKSGRGIYHHQQEEGESVPQHGLWSDNMCRASLLPIKSSKRNR from the exons ATGACAAATCGACAATGCTTCCAGCTCCGAGTGCCGGATTCCCAGTCAGTTGCCCGCAACATGTCGACCCGTgccagtggcagcaacagctcctTTCGAAGCCAGCGCTACACCAACGCCGGCGGCTATTACCAGGGCCGTTGGCTGCACGGCCAGCATCATGGCTATGGCATCAAGGCCACGGGACGCGGTCTCATCTACGAGGGACAGTGGCTTGGCGGCCAGCGACATGGCTACGGCACGCTGCGTCGCCTCGGCCCGAACGGACACGCCCAACGCCTCTATGTGGGCCAATGGTCGGCGAATGTGCGCTGCGGCGAGGGCAAACAGTATTATGAGAATGGCGCCGTCTACTACGGCCAGTGGCTGGACGACGAGCGGCACGGACGCGGCATACAGTGGCAGCCAGATGGCAGCATTTATGTGGGCGAGTGGCTAAAGGATGCCATGCACGGCCGTGGAGTGCTCTGCTCAG cCAATGGCAATCGCTATGTGGGTGAGTTCGCGAACGGCTGCAAGTCCGGCAGAGGCATCTACCATCACCAGCAAGAGGAGGGTGAGAGCGTGCCGCAGCACGGCCTTTGGAGCGATAATATGTGCCGCGCCTCGTTGCTGCCCATCAAGAGCTCCAAGCGGAATCGATGA